From one Babesia bovis T2Bo chromosome 3, whole genome shotgun sequence genomic stretch:
- a CDS encoding AP2 domain family protein, with amino-acid sequence MPTVVLPTATRLYTNSVLSRLIAYPYRRRHLCSLPRNNNELGIATTRPKLVHHVFRWGIGNAFRAQSKNRYRPTYAERNTPACIREDYFQCDAKFDLCKITYDTLNEQWEVLWTECGKLNGKPFPIKKFGIDASKQAALEFAAELDEHLKTTGGNSLDYTSGPGLTFDHTLHCWVALGNVGRRRVARAYSADYHGFDAARRRAYRFAKHSTS; translated from the exons ATGCCAACTGTAGTACTGCCTACCGCAACAAGGCTATATACAAATAGTGTTTTATCCCGGCTAATAGCATACCCTTACCGTAGAAGGCACTTATGTAGTTTACCCAGGAACAACAACGAGTTAGGAATTGCTACTACCCGTCCTAAACTGGTCCATCACGTATTCCGTTGGGGCATAGGAAATGCTTTCAGGGCGCAGTCAAAGAACAGATACCGGCCTACATACGCTGAGCGCAACACTCCGGCATGTATCCGTGAGGACTACTTCCAATGCGATGCCAAGTTTGACCTTTGCAAAATAACTTACGATACTTTAAACGAACAGTGGGAGGTCTTGTGGACTGAGTGTGGCAAGTTAAATGGTAAACCATTCCCGATAAAGAAGTTTGGCATCGATGCGTCCAAACAGGCAGCTTTGGAATTCGCAGCAGAGTTAGAT gAACACCTAAAAACAACTGGCGGCAACTCACTGGATTACACAAgtg GCCCCGGGTTAACATTTGACCATACGTTACATTGCTGGGTGGCGCTTGGTAATGTGGGCAGGCGCAGAGTAGCTAGGGCATACTCCGCTGACTACCACGGATTCGATGCCGCCAGGAGGCGTGCATATCGCTTTGCTAAACATAGCACATCGTAG